From Chryseobacterium sp. IHB B 17019, one genomic window encodes:
- a CDS encoding leucine-rich repeat domain-containing protein yields the protein MMKKKIITILTFLLAFSYIGAQKLTFTDKNFEKAVVANFDLNKDGAIDQSEADKVTNLFVSNKIQVRSAEDVNLFKNVQTIVLDGSIMIAMDLKNLNNLTLFSCEACNLLTFKGENLKNLKSLYLNNNKLNQISLKNTPEINELIISSNVLQSIDVSPLSKLITLNLENNQIKNLDVSQNPNLESLNINNNPLTEADIKRGKVAAKPSNPVGSSIPANPSSVQTNPTSAPQKKANGNKK from the coding sequence ATGATGAAAAAGAAAATAATTACAATCCTTACTTTTTTGCTCGCTTTTTCCTATATCGGCGCGCAAAAGCTCACTTTTACCGATAAAAATTTTGAAAAAGCCGTTGTGGCAAATTTTGATCTGAATAAAGATGGAGCAATTGACCAATCCGAAGCTGATAAGGTTACTAACTTATTTGTATCCAACAAAATACAGGTAAGATCAGCAGAAGACGTCAACCTTTTTAAAAATGTCCAGACCATTGTTCTGGATGGTTCAATTATGATAGCCATGGACCTGAAGAATCTCAATAATCTGACATTATTTTCCTGTGAAGCATGTAATTTATTAACATTTAAAGGTGAAAATCTTAAAAATTTAAAGTCACTTTATCTTAACAATAATAAGCTTAACCAGATTTCACTTAAAAATACTCCGGAAATTAATGAATTAATAATATCATCCAACGTACTGCAAAGTATTGATGTAAGCCCGCTCAGCAAGTTAATTACTTTGAATCTGGAGAATAACCAAATTAAAAACCTGGATGTTTCGCAAAACCCGAATTTAGAAAGTTTAAATATCAACAATAATCCTTTAACAGAAGCGGATATTAAAAGAGGAAAAGTGGCGGCAAAACCCAGCAATCCTGTTGGTTCGTCTATCCCCGCAAATCCTTCATCAGTTCAGACAAATCCCACTTCTGCTCCACAAAAAAAAGCCAATGGAAATAAAAAGTGA
- the gldC gene encoding gliding motility protein GldC, protein MRKTQITIDVELDENHIPENITWNAQDGGIEKEETKATMISVWDEKTMEALRIDLWTKEMPVDQMKMFIHQILVSLGNTYQRATGEEDVAQWIEEMAEEFAVKSAIKM, encoded by the coding sequence ATGAGAAAAACTCAGATTACGATAGATGTAGAGCTGGACGAGAATCATATTCCGGAAAACATCACATGGAACGCCCAAGATGGCGGGATCGAGAAGGAGGAAACAAAAGCGACAATGATCTCTGTTTGGGATGAGAAGACGATGGAAGCATTGAGAATTGACCTTTGGACAAAAGAAATGCCCGTTGATCAGATGAAAATGTTTATCCATCAGATTCTAGTGTCTCTTGGAAATACTTACCAGAGAGCAACAGGCGAAGAAGATGTAGCACAATGGATAGAAGAGATGGCTGAGGAGTTCGCAGTGAAATCTGCAATAAAAATGTAA
- the nadE gene encoding NAD(+) synthase — MQTQKVIDHIVNWLRDYAVKANVKGYVIGVSGGVDSGVVSTLCAMTGLEVLLLEMPIRQKEDQVNRAQDHMEDLKKRFPNVQGKTINLTPVFESFENVVHDHVEGRWSNNLALANTRSRFRMLNLYYFGQLHGLLVCGTGNKVEDFGIGFYTKYGDGGVDVSPVADLYKTEIYELAKALNLIESIQNAIPTDGLWDAERTDEDQIGATYPELEKIQKEYGIKTAEDYEGRDKEVFMIFDRMHKAAKHKMVPIPICDIPEEWRN; from the coding sequence ATGCAGACACAAAAAGTAATAGACCATATTGTAAACTGGCTGAGAGATTATGCTGTAAAAGCGAATGTAAAAGGGTATGTAATCGGAGTTTCGGGGGGAGTGGATTCCGGGGTGGTTTCTACGCTTTGCGCAATGACGGGGCTTGAGGTTTTGCTTTTGGAAATGCCGATCCGCCAGAAAGAAGATCAGGTAAACCGAGCTCAGGATCACATGGAAGATCTGAAAAAAAGGTTCCCAAATGTGCAGGGAAAAACCATCAACCTGACTCCTGTTTTCGAAAGTTTTGAAAATGTTGTTCATGATCATGTAGAAGGAAGATGGAGCAATAATCTGGCTTTGGCCAATACAAGATCCCGTTTCAGAATGTTGAATTTATATTATTTTGGCCAGCTTCACGGCCTTCTGGTTTGTGGAACAGGAAATAAAGTGGAAGATTTCGGGATTGGTTTTTATACAAAATATGGTGATGGTGGTGTTGATGTTTCGCCAGTTGCGGATCTTTATAAAACAGAAATTTATGAGCTTGCAAAAGCATTAAACTTAATTGAAAGCATTCAAAATGCCATTCCTACGGACGGACTTTGGGATGCGGAAAGAACTGATGAAGATCAAATCGGGGCCACTTATCCTGAGCTGGAAAAAATTCAAAAAGAATACGGCATAAAAACCGCCGAAGACTACGAAGGCCGCGATAAGGAGGTTTTCATGATCTTTGACAGGATGCACAAAGCTGCAAAACATAAAATGGTTCCCATTCCGATCTGTGATATTCCGGAAGAATGGAGGAATTAA
- the gldB gene encoding gliding motility lipoprotein GldB, translating to MKIFRTIALSLLLVLSLASCKKESQNQWNVEVKNPAEKVEITDISKEFYDQNIPLDQFKAEFPWFQGTVSDADFGKRRTDQKEIKIYNEAVAKIDQKKLQADLQDLFSHIKYYFPKFKSPKVFLFSSALQMIQDPIFYDVKGNLLFIDITGFMGDGNPNYKGLELYFQKTMNPNNIVPKVAQIFAEGFVKESPDHQKFIDMMILNGKIMILKDAFLPTYPGYLKMNYTQKQYEWAVANEANIWNYFVENNLIFGDDHRLEDRFIAPGPFSKFYTEIDNESSPQIGIFTGWQICKAYFKQKPDTKLQEFLNMDATMIFNQAGYKPKLE from the coding sequence ATGAAGATTTTCAGAACTATTGCACTTTCTTTATTGTTAGTTTTGAGTTTGGCTTCTTGTAAAAAAGAATCTCAAAATCAATGGAACGTTGAAGTCAAAAATCCTGCCGAAAAGGTGGAAATTACAGATATTTCTAAAGAGTTTTATGATCAGAATATTCCTTTGGATCAGTTTAAGGCTGAATTTCCATGGTTTCAAGGGACGGTAAGTGATGCAGATTTCGGTAAGCGGAGAACAGATCAAAAAGAAATAAAAATCTATAATGAAGCGGTTGCAAAAATTGATCAGAAAAAGCTTCAAGCAGATCTTCAGGATTTATTTTCCCATATAAAATATTATTTTCCGAAATTTAAAAGCCCCAAAGTTTTTCTGTTTTCATCGGCCTTACAGATGATTCAGGATCCTATTTTTTATGATGTAAAAGGAAATCTCCTGTTTATAGATATTACAGGCTTTATGGGTGACGGAAACCCGAATTATAAAGGATTGGAACTGTATTTCCAGAAAACCATGAACCCCAATAATATCGTCCCAAAAGTTGCACAAATTTTTGCCGAAGGTTTTGTAAAAGAGTCTCCTGATCATCAGAAATTTATTGATATGATGATTCTTAATGGAAAGATCATGATTCTTAAAGATGCTTTTTTACCGACTTATCCCGGGTATTTAAAAATGAATTATACTCAAAAACAATACGAATGGGCAGTCGCAAATGAAGCCAACATCTGGAATTATTTTGTGGAAAACAACCTGATTTTTGGTGACGATCACAGACTGGAAGACCGTTTTATCGCTCCGGGGCCGTTTTCAAAGTTTTATACGGAAATTGATAATGAATCTTCTCCACAGATCGGAATTTTCACCGGATGGCAGATTTGTAAGGCTTATTTTAAGCAAAAACCAGATACAAAGTTGCAGGAATTCCTGAATATGGATGCTACAATGATTTTTAATCAGGCGGGGTATAAGCCGAAATTGGAGTAA
- a CDS encoding DinB family protein — MSDFQKYVQRYLDNIPSENWLEELKKSGEKTTEIYSKLTEEQSNFAYAEGKWTLKELLLHLSDTERVFQYRILAFARGDQNELPGFDEELYANQSFANERSLESLLEEYKLVRKSSQVLLETMNPSALKNIGTANGNQISVETIGKLIVGHNYHHLNIIEERYLPKL, encoded by the coding sequence ATGTCAGATTTTCAAAAATACGTTCAGAGATATTTAGATAATATTCCATCCGAAAACTGGTTGGAGGAATTAAAAAAATCAGGAGAAAAAACCACTGAAATATATTCAAAACTTACAGAAGAGCAATCCAACTTTGCTTATGCCGAAGGAAAATGGACATTGAAGGAGTTACTTCTGCATTTATCAGACACAGAAAGGGTTTTTCAGTACCGTATTCTGGCTTTTGCAAGAGGTGATCAAAATGAGCTACCTGGTTTTGACGAAGAACTGTACGCTAATCAGTCTTTTGCCAATGAAAGAAGCTTAGAATCTTTACTGGAAGAATACAAATTGGTTAGAAAATCTTCCCAAGTCTTGCTGGAAACAATGAATCCATCTGCCTTAAAGAACATCGGAACAGCCAACGGAAACCAAATTTCTGTAGAAACTATCGGGAAATTGATCGTTGGGCATAATTACCATCATTTGAATATTATTGAGGAAAGGTATTTGCCGAAATTGTGA
- a CDS encoding cystathionine gamma-synthase: MNFNTKVIHGGQHHESATGSVNVPVFLTSTFAQKSPGVHSGYEYSRAANPTRQALEDSLASIENGARGLAFGSGLAAIDCVLKLLNPGDEVIAVDDLYGGTYRMFTRLFEKYQLKFTFVNFDDASKIADVITDKTKLIWIETPTNPLMKLVDIKAVVEIAKGKNILVAVDNTFATPYLQRPIDLGADIVMHSATKYLGGHSDVIAGALIAKDVELGEKLHFIQFASGGILGPHDSYLVLRGIKTLALRVQRHSENGMAVAKYLENHPAVAQVVYPGLESHPQYELAKSQMKDFGGMVSFTFKSGKKEDAIKFLEKLKVFTLAESLGGVESLANHPALMTHASIPAEKRAELGITDDLVRLSVGIEDAEDLIADLERAFS, from the coding sequence ATGAATTTTAATACAAAAGTTATCCACGGAGGACAGCACCACGAATCTGCAACAGGTTCCGTAAATGTTCCTGTATTTTTAACATCTACATTCGCACAAAAAAGCCCGGGAGTACATTCCGGTTATGAATATTCACGAGCAGCAAACCCTACAAGGCAGGCTTTGGAAGACTCTTTGGCAAGCATTGAAAATGGAGCGAGAGGTTTGGCGTTCGGGTCCGGATTGGCAGCAATCGACTGTGTTTTAAAATTATTAAATCCTGGAGATGAGGTAATTGCAGTGGATGATTTGTATGGCGGAACCTACAGAATGTTCACTAGGCTTTTCGAAAAATATCAATTGAAATTTACTTTCGTTAATTTTGATGATGCTTCTAAAATTGCCGATGTAATTACAGATAAAACTAAATTAATCTGGATTGAAACTCCAACCAATCCGTTGATGAAGTTAGTTGATATCAAGGCTGTTGTAGAAATTGCAAAAGGAAAAAATATTCTTGTTGCAGTTGACAACACTTTCGCAACCCCTTACCTTCAGAGACCAATTGATCTGGGAGCTGATATTGTAATGCACTCTGCGACAAAGTATTTGGGTGGTCATTCCGATGTTATCGCCGGAGCTTTGATTGCTAAAGATGTTGAGTTGGGAGAAAAACTACATTTTATTCAGTTTGCAAGCGGAGGAATTTTAGGTCCTCATGATTCTTATCTGGTTTTAAGAGGGATTAAAACTCTTGCGTTAAGAGTTCAGAGACACTCGGAAAACGGAATGGCAGTAGCGAAATATCTTGAAAATCATCCTGCAGTTGCTCAGGTAGTTTACCCGGGATTAGAATCTCATCCACAATATGAACTTGCAAAATCTCAAATGAAAGATTTTGGAGGAATGGTTTCTTTCACCTTCAAATCAGGAAAAAAAGAAGATGCTATTAAATTCTTAGAAAAACTAAAAGTTTTCACGTTAGCAGAATCTTTGGGTGGAGTAGAATCTCTGGCCAATCACCCTGCTTTGATGACTCACGCATCCATTCCTGCTGAAAAGCGTGCTGAACTTGGGATTACTGATGATTTGGTTCGTTTGAGCGTTGGAATCGAAGATGCGGAAGACCTGATCGCAGATCTGGAAAGAGCATTTTCTTAA
- a CDS encoding GNAT family N-acetyltransferase, whose translation MIRKVILQDLHQLAELFDQYRIFYHKDSDVPAAEKFLKERIEKQDSEIFVAENDGKLIGFVQLYPIFLQQE comes from the coding sequence ATGATCAGAAAAGTCATCTTACAGGATTTACATCAACTAGCGGAGTTATTCGATCAATACAGGATTTTTTACCATAAAGATTCTGATGTTCCTGCAGCAGAAAAATTTTTAAAAGAAAGAATTGAAAAACAAGATTCAGAAATTTTTGTAGCTGAAAATGATGGTAAGTTAATTGGTTTCGTTCAGCTATATCCAATCTTTCTTCAACAAGAATGA
- a CDS encoding GNAT family N-acetyltransferase, with protein MEIKSERLILRKFEESDAERMFLLDSNPEVMKYIGIPLVSDISESKNIIKMILQQYTDNGVGRLAVIEKESGLLIGWSGLKLLTQEINGYNNVYDLGYRFLPEYWGKGYAFESAKASLEFGFNDLKTDTIYAHAHSENEGSNYILRKLGFEKTGEFTEPDGICFWYELKRNKFL; from the coding sequence ATGGAAATAAAAAGTGAACGACTGATCCTGAGAAAATTTGAAGAATCGGATGCCGAACGTATGTTTCTTCTGGATTCTAACCCTGAGGTGATGAAATACATTGGTATTCCACTTGTTTCGGACATCAGTGAATCAAAAAATATTATTAAAATGATCCTTCAGCAATACACCGACAATGGAGTCGGAAGGCTTGCCGTAATTGAAAAGGAAAGCGGACTTCTTATAGGCTGGAGCGGATTAAAATTATTAACCCAGGAGATTAACGGCTACAATAATGTTTATGATCTCGGCTATCGCTTTTTACCTGAATATTGGGGAAAAGGCTATGCTTTTGAATCTGCAAAAGCTTCGCTGGAATTTGGATTTAATGATTTAAAAACAGACACAATTTATGCTCACGCTCATTCTGAAAATGAAGGTTCTAATTATATTTTAAGAAAATTAGGCTTTGAAAAAACAGGCGAATTCACAGAACCGGACGGGATCTGCTTCTGGTATGAGCTAAAACGCAACAAATTCCTTTAA
- a CDS encoding GNAT family N-acetyltransferase — MKRYWLLNDLYVNENYRGKGFSKELIEISKELAKSTDASGILLETGKSNDIGNRLYPSCGFEIYDSVNFYEWTNG; from the coding sequence ATGAAGCGTTACTGGCTGTTGAATGATTTGTATGTCAACGAAAATTACCGCGGAAAAGGCTTTTCAAAAGAGTTAATTGAAATATCCAAAGAACTGGCAAAATCAACCGACGCCAGTGGAATTTTACTTGAAACCGGAAAAAGCAATGACATCGGAAACCGTTTATATCCAAGCTGCGGCTTCGAAATATATGATTCCGTAAACTTCTATGAATGGACGAACGGATAA
- a CDS encoding DUF4440 domain-containing protein codes for MRKIQILLLLIVSQIAYSQVKNTDELYKTAKKLDSLIFDIGFNKCDLSHYKSIVSKDLEFYHDKGGITSGEEAFTASIKNNICSSPNKIKRELVPNTMKVYPLYNKNALYAFVQEGEHEFFELSNGKWNKGSRAKFTILWVLEGKDWKMKRVLSYDHHL; via the coding sequence ATGAGAAAGATCCAAATTCTATTATTGCTAATTGTAAGTCAAATTGCATATTCTCAGGTAAAAAATACCGATGAATTATATAAAACAGCAAAAAAGCTGGACAGTTTGATTTTCGATATAGGCTTTAATAAATGTGATCTTTCTCATTATAAATCCATAGTCAGCAAAGATTTGGAATTTTATCATGACAAGGGCGGAATTACCTCTGGAGAAGAGGCTTTCACAGCTTCCATTAAAAATAATATCTGCAGCAGTCCAAACAAAATAAAACGTGAGCTCGTTCCAAATACTATGAAGGTCTATCCGCTGTACAATAAGAACGCTTTATATGCTTTCGTACAGGAAGGCGAGCACGAATTCTTTGAGCTGTCCAATGGAAAATGGAACAAAGGTAGTCGCGCAAAATTTACCATTCTCTGGGTTTTAGAAGGCAAAGACTGGAAAATGAAACGTGTTCTAAGCTACGACCATCACTTATAA